A stretch of Gossypium hirsutum isolate 1008001.06 chromosome A06, Gossypium_hirsutum_v2.1, whole genome shotgun sequence DNA encodes these proteins:
- the LOC107963148 gene encoding formin-like protein 3: protein MPAICCGFTPMFFGSKAVKLVQGKSSQISKVYKKQKTGKGSKQDNSPHLACNFILMMELRKKIITFRDIIDLPPCNTALSTDQMIIGTMQDLHKYYPESIPRIRRSKLKRLPIDKILVYFCKALQELADVSNMSGAGIDKCKLDITDNEDCNEVEKLVEITVTTLNGLIKIAREKADMVNEDGEKKGLCPKAKTYSENSYGCPSPTSVLPELMDPPLKSYASPLLLSVNVQAVGKLSPIDLKRLKLHMLPDMGDDVPYLKQNKVMIEEQDEEVDETRDSKSQGEALEDPVSVSDNAAGGDTTTDGSNAAPPTPPSEVKSPELSGDVEVAEDKPVAPPPATPAEVLSPIPPPPPPPPPPPPPLPTPPPSQLNLVLSKPPIPSPPPPQPNAEASKPPSVAKEPELPSQGATLPPPPPPPPPAEAPSKSNMVETVAPVSPPPPAPPVVAKGTPPVLPPPPPVPRSTSLPPPPPPIHRTASLPPPPPPPMAPSNGSGPMPPPPPIPGLAANGAAPPPPPPGSMRLKKATTRLKRSSHMGNLYRNLKGKVEGVPKRGPGAANGGKKSGGGNSGGGKQQGMADALAEMTKRSTYFIQIEEDVQKYEKSIKELRTSISTFKTGDMSELIKFNKHVESILEKLTDETQVLARFEGFPGKKLEALRTASALYSKLESMLNELENCKIEPPLGQLLERVERCFDRIKKEVDSLERTKDEEAKKLKGHNIEFDFQILVRIKEAMVDVSSNCMELALKERREAKLTANEKSKTKGEAPKKVCSKMLWRAFQFAFRVYTFAGGHDDRADKLTRELAHEIETDPEHQQ, encoded by the exons ATGCCTGCAATATGCTGTGGTTTCACACCAATGTTCTTTGGCTCCAAAGCCGTAAAACTTGTCCAg GGAAAATCCTCTCAGATATCAAAGGTATACAAGAAGCAAAAGACGGGGAAGGGCTCCAAGCAGGATAATTCACCTCATTTAGCATGCAACTTCATTCTGATGATGGAGcttaggaaaaaaattattacatttagAGACATCATTGATTTACCACCTTGTAATACCGCTTTATCCACAGATCAG ATGATAATAGGGACAATGCAAGATCTCCATAAATATTACCCTGAAAGTATACCCCGAATCCGTAGGTCAAAACTCAAAAGATTACCTATTGACAAG ATTCTGGTCTACTTCTGCAAGGCATTGCAAGAGCTTGCAGACGTATCAAATATGAGCGGTGCAGGGATAGACAAATGCAAGTTAGATATAACTGACAATGAAGACTGCAACGAAGTTGAAAAACTTG TTGAAATTACTGTAACGACACTGAATGGTTTGATTAAGATAGCAAGAGAGAAAGCTGATATGGTTAATGAAGATGGAGAAAAAAAGGGTTTATGTCCAAAGGCTAAAACTTATTCAGAAAACAGCTATGGCTGCCCTTCACCAACTTCAGTGCTTCCTGAGTTGATGGATCCTCCTCTAAAATCTTATGCATCACCTCTTTTGTTATCTGTCAACGTTCAAGCAGTGGGAAAACTGAGCCCCATTGATTTGAAGCGTCTCAAATTACACATGCTTCCTGATATGGGAGACGATGTTCCCTATTTGAAGCAAAACAAGGTTATGATTGAGGAACAAGATGAAGAAGTTGATGAAACCAGAGATTCCAAATCTCAAGGTGAGGCTTTAGAGGATCCAGTTTCCGTTTCAGACAATGCAGCGGGTGGTGATACGACAACAGATGGAAGCAATGCAGCACCACCAACGCCGCCATCAGAGGTGAAATCTCCCGAGTTGTCCGGAGACGTGGAAGTGGCTGAAGATAAACCAGTAGCTCCGCCACCAGCAACACCAGCAGAAGTTTTATCCCCAattccaccaccaccaccaccaccacctccgcCACCGCCACCGCTGCCAACACCACCACCCTCGCAGCTTAATTTAGTATTAAGCAAACCACCAATACCATCTCCTCCACCACCCCAACCAAATGCAGAAGCTTCAAAACCACCTTCAGTAGCAAAAGAACCAGAGTTGCCCTCACAAGGAGCAACTTTgccaccaccacctccaccaccaccaccagcaGAAGCGCCATCGAAGTCGAATATGGTGGAAACAGTAGCACCAGTTTCGCCACCACCACCTGCACCTCCTGTTGTGGCGAAAGGAACGCCACCAGTTTTGCCGCCACCACCTCCTGTACCTAGAAGTACATCATTACCACCCCCACCACCTCCTATTCATAGAACTGCATCATTACCACCACCGCCACCACCACCTATGGCACCTTCAAATGGATCAGGGCCAATGCCACCGCCACCACCAATACCCGGATTGGCGGCGAATGGAGCTGCTCCACCGCCTCCTCCACCTGGTTCCATGCGCCTCAAGAAAGCAACTACTAGATTGAAGAGATCAAGTCATATGGGTAATCTATATCGGAATCTCAAGGGCAAAGTAGAAGGAGTTCCAAAGCGAGGCCCCGGAGCAGCTAATGGTGGGAAAAAGAGTGGAGGTGGAAACAGCGGCGGTGGGAAACAACAAggaatggctgatgcattagcagAGATGACCAAGAG ATCAACTTACTTCATACAAATCGAAGAAGATGTTCAGAAATATGAAAAATCAATCAAAGAGCTCAGAACTTCCATCAGTACATTCAAAACCGGTGACATGTCTGAGTTAATTAAGTTCAACAAACACGTGGAATCCATTCTCGAGAAATTAACGGATGAAACACAG GTTCTCGCAAGGTTTGAAGGATTTCCCGGAAAAAAGTTAGAAGCATTAAGGACAGCATCGGCACTTTACTCCAAGTTAGAATCGATGTTGAATGAACTAGAAAATTGCAAGATAGAGCCTCCTTTGGGTCAGCTTCTTGAGAGGGTTGAACGTTGCTTCGACAGG ATCAAAAAGGAAGTAGACTCCCTGGAGCGAACCAAGGATGAAGAAGCCAAGAAATTAAAAGGCCACAACATCGAATTTGACTTCCAAATTCTTGTACGGATCAAAGAAGCAATGGTTGATGTTTCCTCCAACTGCATGGAGTTGGCACTGAAG GAGAGAAGAGAAGCAAAGTTGACGGCAAATGAAAAGTCGAAGACCAAAGGTGAAGCGCCAAAGAAAGTGTGCAGTAAAATGCTGTGGAGGGCATTCCAATTCGCTTTCCGGGTTTACACATTTGCAGGCGGACATGATGATCGTGCAGACAAGCTGACCCGAGAATTGGCTCATGAAATTGAGACTGACCCTGAACATCAGCAGTAG